TACCTGCTCCTCATAGGAGTTAATGATCACCAGGTGAGCATCGTAGCTTTCGCACTCGGCTTTGGCTTCCTGCCACGATTTCCCCTCTCGGTTTTCCCAGTAGCAGCTTTTCCGAAATGCATCCCAGCCTTTGGGACAGCAGGCCTCCTTCCGATCTgggtggaaaaagaagaaaactagctaagacgagagagagagagagagagagagagacagaaagagcttCAGCTGTGCTGGACTACAAGACCCATCAGGCTGAGCTAGCCCTGCCTCTCCTTCTGGGCGGTTAGAAAAAGCCTGTCATTGATCGATAAGAGCTTTGCTGGGCATCATAAAGTTTTCCTCTCGTGCcatttttggggagggaaaaTACTTCTTTCATGTACGGggggtcctcggcttacgaccgcaacggagcccaacattgccgtcattaagtgagacattcattcaatgaagtttttttccccattttaagaccCTTCTGGCCGCagcacacggtcgttaagcgaatcacgcttccccgttgattttgcttgcggcagaaggtcgcaaaagggggatttaTTGACCTGACCCTGACCCCACCCCGCCCCGGGACGTtgtgaccgtcgtaaatacggcccagcgcctgaattttgatcaggctgCGATCGtgtgaaaaatttatcgtgtccCCTTTTTCTCAGGGCCGTTCCGACGGTCGCTAAATGGatcgtcgtaagtcgaggtcgACCGATGTTATTCTCTAATTCTGTTTATAGGGCTGCCCATCCAGGATGCTAGGAGGCTTGGCAGGGAATAAAAGCAAGAGGGGAAAACATCCGAAAAACAACAATTATGTGGCAGAACTGGCCGGATCGGTTGAGCCCAAATTCAGGGCGAGGCTCCAAACGCCCTACAGGAATTATTTTAGGTGCCCCAAAAAATGCAGGTGGCACCTTAAGATGTTTGCCAgccgggaaaaaaaaaaaaggatggggaGAAGTTCCCTAGAGATGAAAAGGAGGACTCCTCCCATCCTTGGTGATTCATCCCGGAATTCGTTCCAAGCTACTGAAGCCATCGGTTAACCTTGCTGGGCACCAAGGGGAGGGATATTCCCATCATGCACTGGGGGTCAGCATCCTCAGCGCCTACTCGGGAGCCGACCGCAGAAGGAAGCAGCCGAGCAGCACGGGTGCGATTTGGCTAAGTGGAAGGctaaggtggtggtgggggtgtcTGTGAATTGGGGGGGTGGGTTCCTGGCAgatgtttgcagggaggaggaggaagaggaggaggaggaagactgtggggtccttgatggcctctgagcttgggggttttctagcagacgtttcatgacctagctagggaacatcatcagtgccaggagGGAACGGggcttgtggagaggaggaggaggaggaggaggaggtctgtAGTGTCTCTGGTGCTCTCAGGGTGTCTtgcgacgtttcatgacccaactagataacatcatcggtCCTAGGACAGAGTGGGATTTACGTTTCGAGCATGATGTTATGATAATGGTGGggaaatgtctgccagaaaaccaccgAGCTCGGAGACCTtaaccctcaccctcaccctagccctcaccctcaccctcaccctaactctcaccctcaccctcaccctaacCTTCACCCTagccctcaccctcaccctcacccttgCCCTCACCCTAACCCTCACCCTAACTCTCACCCTagccctcaccctcaccctcaccctagCCCTCACCCTAACCCTCACCCTAgccctcaccctcaccctaacCTTCACCCTCGCCCTCACCCTAGCCCTCACCCTAACCCtcgccctagccctagccctaccCTCACCCTCACCTTCACCCTAgccctcaccctcaccctaatCCTCACCCTAACCCTCACCCTAGCCCTCACCCTCACCCTagccctcaccctcaccctcaccctcaccctcaccctagccctcaccctcaccctcaccctcaccctcaccctagccctcaccctcaccctcaccctagCCGTCACCCTCGCCCTCACCCtaaccctcaccctcaccctaaccctaactaagGATCCCACAgcccaaccctgaactacaaatattaaaATGCTGAAAAATCAAAGAGCCCCCCCACACCTTTGAACCCGAGGCCGTGGCGTGGCAAGGAAGCTGTGGGTGCCAACCCTGGCGAAAGAAGATGAGTAGGGACCTGCTCCTTCTGCCAATCTGTGCCAGGCCTCACTCTTGGCatgccccccccaccgccccctcCCTCCGCACCTGTCCGGTTGAGTTTGAAATCCTGAAAGTCACAATTGAGAGCGATGTTATTCTTCCGTAGCTCCTTCAACTGGTTTAGGAGGTGGGTTGTGGctgtgaaagagaaaaagagaaagagaaggaaaagaaaggaaaggaaagaaaaggaaaggaaaggaaaggaaaggaaaggaaaggaaagggaaatagagggatgggaagggaaggaagatagagggaagaaaagggaaggaaaggaaaggaaaggaaaggaaaggaaaggaagaacgaGGGAAggggataaggaaggaaggaaggaagaaaaggatgcAGGGAGTGagggtagaaggaaggaaggacagaaagaaaaaagagaaagaaagaaaaagaaagaaagagaacatattttaaaaagacgGATGAAATGTCCCCCAATTAGGAATAGTTTCACAACTTAGATTGTCGGGGTGGGCAGCTTTTCATAAttgcttttctatttctatttctattgcatTGTAAGCCACCCCAGAGTCTCTCTGGATAAGTGAGAGGGAGACCCtataaacaaaacagaacaaaacaatccCCCCCCGCCCAAAAccgaaagaaattaaaaaagtaaaaataaaaaataaaataaaagaatagaatagaataaaataataaaatgaaagaaattaaataacaaaacataaaagaatagactgaaagaaattaaataataaaacataaaatgaaataaaaaataaaagaataaaataaaagaatagaatagaataaaataaaagaatagaatagaataaaataataaactgaaagaaattaaataacaaaacataaaataaaataatagactgaaattaaataataaaacataaaatgaaataaaaaataaaagaataaaataaaagaatagaataaaataaaataaaagaatagaatagaataaaataaaataataaactgaaaaaaattaaataacaaaacataaaataaaataatagactgaaagaaattaaataataaaacataaaataaaataatagactgaaagaaattaaataataaaacataaaataaaataatagactgaaagaaattaaataataaaacataaaatgaaataaaaaataaaagaataaaataaaagaatagaatagaataaaataataaactggaAGAAAtagttaaacataaaataaaataaaagaataaaataaaagaatagaatagaataaaataataaactgaaagaaataataaaagaatagaatagaataataaactgaaagaaataataaaacataaaagaataaaagaatagaatagaatttgaatcagttttttaagggttgttttaattattgtgtatgtttgtttgtattttatctgcctgttcaccgccctgagtccttcgggagaagggcggtatacaaattaaaacatcatcatcatcatcatcatcatcattattattattattattattattattattattattattattattattattattattattattgttagaataaaataataaactgaaagaaattaaataataaaacataaaagaaaagaagaaaagaaaagaatagaatagaatagaataataaactgaaataaataataaaatataaaagaaaagaatagaataataaactgaaagaaataataaaacataaaataaaatagaatgaaatgGGCTGAGTCCATTTCCCTAATTTCtttcagtttattattttattctattctattcttttattttattctattctattcttttattttattcttttattccctGTTTTCCATGGGGGAAAAACCGGCCCTTTGCCAATGCCCCAGAAGAGGAGCCACCGCTGGTGCCAGGCAGCCGGGCCACATGAAAGCTGTCTTGGCATCCAagccgtccccccccccccccgggtgccAGGCAGGAAGGGTGGAATTCTACCCAGAGGTTACACCCTCCTCGTGGCTCGGCTGCTTCCACCAGGGATCAAAGCCAGACAGGTTGCCCTTGACTTATAgcgattcgcttagtgaccgttccaagttacaacggcatcggAAACccggttttttcacacttacgaccgttgcagcctccccatggtcatgtgatccaaattcgggCGCTCGGCACCCAAATGCATGAACTTACGACGGTTGTGGGGGtcccgggatccccttttgcaaccgtcCGACAATCCCCGTCAACGGGGAAGCtgagttcacttaacgaccgcgtgACTCACTCCACAGCtgcagcaattcgcttaacaacggtggcgagaaGAGTCGTAAAACGGATCCAAACTCAGtggtcttgcttagcgacagaaacgtGGGGGGCtcgtttgtggtcgtaagtcgaggactgcctgtaattggACCTGGTCAATTTGGGTTTTCCTTCCTTACCCACGTTGGCCTCCTCGGTCAACTGCTTCACTTTCCCTTCCAGTTCCTTGAGTTTCGCGTCTGCGTTGTTTTCTGCAAAACAGAGGTGGAATGAAAATCGGCCCTgcgaggtagtccagacaagcaAGACTCAGACGTGAGCTCAGAAATCAGaactaaagttggaagggaccttagaggtcttctagtccagccccctgctcaagcaggagaccgtacaccagttcagacaagtggctatccagtctcttctaatctagtgaaaaggaggacttggggtgacaggatagcagaattcaagtatttgaggggctgccctaaAGAAGTGGAGTGGGGCGGGTTtccacctgttctccaaagcaccaggacaagaaacaatggatggaaactaatcaacctggaattagggagaaatttcctgacagtgtgaacaattaaccagtggaactacttgccaccagaagttgtggacgctccattactggagggtttttttaaaaatctgaaacggTATGGGGTCTCCcgcttgaccagggggttggtctagaagacctccaaggcccctcctGGCTCTCTTCTGATTGAAGGTTAAGAATATTTGGCTGGAGATCAGAACTCAGAACCAGCCCAACTGAGTTTTCAATTCTGCCCGAgtggactttcaagaagagattggactgccatttgtcggaaatgCAGTAAggcctcctgcttgggcgggagcgggggggggagggaggggttggactagatgacctccgaggtcccttccaactctgttaatctgggcAAAGTTTACCTTTATCCTGAAGGTTGGCGAACTGCTTCCCAACGGTTTGGTTGAGGCTGTTTATGCTGTCCTGGGTCTCCTTCAACTCCGAGTTGTAAAAATGTCCTGattagaggaaaaggaaaaagaaaaaacaaaaacggcTGAGGGAGAGTAATTGTCTCATTTGGGCCCCGTTGGTGATCACCTGGTGGTCACCGCTCCCCTCGACTTTTGTTGTTTGCTCCGACCGTAGGATGCCGTTTTCGGGCGTAGCCACCCGAAACTCACCTTTGACTCCAAAGACCATCACGGAGATGGTGAGGATGAAACTCAAAACCAGCAGGATTAGAACCAGGCGCCGGCTGGGGAATGTACGTTGGAGCCACGTCTGGCTTTGGGGCAGCTTCGGAGGGGCTAAGAAAAGAGGGAGCCAACAtgggtttctttcccaaaccataataatcaggtttgtttgtttgctggacGCCGTAAGGAATATCTAAATAAACTTTAAactgggtggactccaactcccagaattccccagtggggaattctgggagttggagtccacccagtttaaaagctgccaagattgaaaaacaagaCTGACTCCTTTCCAAAATCCTTTCTAGCTCTTCCACTCTATGATTCTAATTctaaagagactggactgccatcggtcagataTGGGGTAGGGacacctgcttgggcagggggttggactggatgtcctctaaggtcccttccggctctcttctattctaattccccagccagtgaagGAAGCTGTTTGAAAGGTGCTACAATTTGTGTTTGTACAATCTGTACAAACTTTGTAAAAATTTGTACAAACAAAATTGGTACAGTTTGTACGATTTGTGTACaacgttgtgacaaaatgaaatgaaataaaataaataaaataaattgcaaaaaaaccctggtgaataaaggaaggaagtagaGCAGGTCagcggaaaaaaaataaaaactggaagGACAGGAGGAGAAAAATAGGAATTAGGACACCGTGGAGTAATAAACGAGATGAAGTATCTGCCCTAGCATTAAAGTCCTAGTAATTCCAGATGTAgcctataattatatatatatgccaagTTGACGAGGttaagccggattcgcttaacaaaccacgttgctcacttaacaacgggggtGGGTTCGCTTaaacctgtggcaagaaagagaagtttaaaaaaaaaggggggggagaggccAGGCAAACGCCACAAAACCCACAAATCGTGGCATTTCACAACACAGCTGTGGTTGAATTGCTAACTATGgctgttcctcttttttttttaaaaaaaaagtcctttgtCACTTATTCAGGACCTTTCAAGAAttgggggagtggggtgggggggcaagaTGGAGCCACGGATCGTGGTTTGCCAGAGCGTGGTCTGGGGGCTTCGGGGAAGGAGGCCCTTTGCGAGAGAATCTGGGAAGCTCTTCTCTGAATTAAAGCCCACCAACCTTTGATCCGGGGGGCGTCCTCATTTTCCGACTCAAACGTCGTGGCCAGATCCTGGTAGTCGCGGATCATCTTGAGACCTTTCCCCAAAGGCCTGGAAGCACAACACAAGGGTCAcaagaccacacacacacacacagagacactcaGTTCGTGGACCGTGGGTCCTCCTTCCATAATTTTTCAGGAGCTGCTTTCTTGCAGGCGCTTCTaggtagcactgatgacgttacctagatgggtcatgaaacgtcttcaagaaaagcatcaataataataataacaataataacaataataacaataataataataataacaataataacaataataacaataataacaataataacaataataataataataataataataataataataatattttaatttatagaccacccttctcctgaaggactcagggcggtgaacagccagttaaaatacagacaatattaaaaacaacccttaaaaaactcattcaattggccaaaactaaaacacagttacaccctataaattactgaaaatttaaaaccccaattaatcaaattaaaattttaaaaaaatcaagccagtctagcgagacgaaacaaataggttttaagttcactcaagctctgagagcaccaaggaacccataATCTTCATtcctccactcctcctcctcctcctcctcctcctcctcctcctcctcctcctcctcctcctcctcctcctcctcccttgtagcactgatgatgttccctagtttggtcatgaaacgtctacaagaaaaccacccagctcaaggagccctcatttcaaccctgagctacaaatcttctcCTTTATCGCTTCTGAACCCCGTGGCTCCTCCTGGGCTCTGTCTGTAGGACCTCCTTAGCCTCAAAAATCATTTCTGGCCTTTTGGTCAAGGAATACCGGCTGCCCCCCGTTCTTGACAGTGGAACCgccggcctccagaagttgcaggttgctccaacactggaggtttttaagaagagactggccaaCCGTGTCTCTGAAacggaatagggtctcctgcttgagaagcgggttggactagaggacctccgaggtccctgccAGCTCTGTTGTTATCCTGTGTTATTTGGGTATACGGTTCACAACTCCCGGCAGCTtttccaagcccccccccccaccccaatcaaaTTCTCCTGGCACAAACAACCCAGAACGGCGAACGAGAAGGTTCTCTCTTTGGGGAACCTTCTGCAGAACCTCTGAAGGTCCCGCCAAGCCCCTCCACCCCAACATTTCCCACCACGACCACGTTCCATTCTTTCCTTtcggcaggaaaaaaaacaacaggctGTCTCCAAAGTGCCTTTGAAGAAGAAACTTTGGGATGAAGGAAGCTAAAATTCTAATTTTAGGAGAAGAGGAGATTTTTGCCTTCCGCAGCCTCATTTCTTCCTCTCCTGACACTCAGATTTTCAGCGACCGTCCCTTGCTCTGCCGAAGGGGAAACCGAGGCAGCTTCTTGGTGCTGGCAAACACCAAAAAGCCAACATGGCTGCTTTCCCGGAAGACAAACGTAGCGGCGCCCGAGGTGACTCCTAAACCGTTCAtgtgttgtgttgtaaatgttgtaccttgatgaacgtatcttttcttttatgcacactgagagcatctgcaccaagacaaattccttgtgtgtccaatcacacttggccaataaaaaaattctattctattctattctatcttgcttTATTTGTCATGGGTGACACGGCCACCATCCTTTCTATccgggtggggtttttttcctaaaTGGCTGGACCCCCCTGTCCCCTTCACTcctcaaagcccccc
Above is a window of Ahaetulla prasina isolate Xishuangbanna chromosome 4, ASM2864084v1, whole genome shotgun sequence DNA encoding:
- the LOC131197483 gene encoding asialoglycoprotein receptor 1-like, whose product is MIRDYQDLATTFESENEDAPRIKAPPKLPQSQTWLQRTFPSRRLVLILLVLSFILTISVMVFGVKGHFYNSELKETQDSINSLNQTVGKQFANLQDKENNADAKLKELEGKVKQLTEEANVATTHLLNQLKELRKNNIALNCDFQDFKLNRTDRKEACCPKGWDAFRKSCYWENREGKSWQEAKAECESYDAHLVIINSYEEQQFVAVRVRPEYMWIGLTDSSGSWKWVDGSSYTMVSRDWCPEQPDNWYGHELGGGEDCAHLHHNGCWNDDHCSRLYGSVCEMEVNN